From Macaca mulatta isolate MMU2019108-1 chromosome 1, T2T-MMU8v2.0, whole genome shotgun sequence, the proteins below share one genomic window:
- the MYBPH gene encoding myosin-binding protein H isoform X4: MMEKTTSEDPACSPEETASESAKVPTAEPPGEVAVSESTGEEQVPKPQAPAPQAPAAPVTTKPAPPSEDVPSAPLLLTLEDVSNSSVTVSWEPPERLGRLGLQGYVLELCREGASEWVPVSARPMMVTQQTVRNLALGDKLLLRVSAVSSAGAGPPAMLDQPVHIRENIEAPKIRVPRHLRQTYIRQVGETVNLQIPFQGKPKPQATWTHNGHALDSQRVSVRTGDQDSILFIRSAQRSDSGRYELTVHVEGLEAKAAIDILVIEKPGPPSSIRLLDVWGCNAALQWTPPQDTGNTELLGYTVQKADKKTGQWFTVLERYHPTTCTISDLIIGNSYSFRVFSENLCGLSASATITKELAHIQKADIAAKPKGFIERDFSEAPSFTQPLADHTSTPGYSTQLFCSVRLSSDHASQPKIIWMKNKMEIQGNPKYRALSEQGVCTLEIRKPSPFDSGVYTCKAINVLGEASVDCRLEVKASATH, encoded by the exons ATGATGGAAAAAACCACCTCCGAGGACCCTGCCTGCAGTCCAGAGGAGACCGCATCTGAATCTGCCAAGGTGCCCACCGCAGAGCCTCCCGGAGAAGTGGCAGTATCAGAGTCCACCGGGGAAGAGCAGGTGCCCAAGCCGCAGGCCCCTGCCCCTCAGGCCCCTGCAGCCCCCGTAACCACTAAGCCTGCACCCCCAAGTGAAG ATGTCCCCAGTGCCCCACTGCTGCTGACTCTGGAGGATGTGAGCAACAGCTCTGTGACTGTGAGCTGGGAGCCCCCAGAGAGGCTGGGGAGGCTGGGCCTCCAGGGCTATGTGCTGGAGCTCTGCAGAGAGGGAG CCTCGGAGTGGGTGCCTGTGAGTGCCCGGCCCATGATGGTGACCCAGCAGACCGTGCGGAACCTGGCTCTGGGAGACAAGCTCCTCCTGCGGGTGTCTGCAGTGAGTTCCGCAGGGGCTGGCCCGCCGGCCATGCTGGACCAGCCCGTCCACATCCGAGAGAATATCG AGGCCCCCAAGATCCGTGTCCCCCGCCACCTCCGTCAGACCTACATCCGCCAGGTAGGAGAGACGGTCAACCTGCAAATCCCCTTCCAG GGGAAGCCTAAGCCTCAGGCCACATGGACCCACAACGGCCATGCCCTGGACAGCCAGCGGGTGAGCGTGCGCACCGGGGACCAGGACTCCATCCTCTTCATTCGCTCGGCCCAGCGCTCCGACTCGGGCCGCTACGAGCTCACCGTGCACGTGGAAggcctggaggccaaggcagccatTGACATCCTGGTGATTG AGAAACCTGGACCTCCCAGCAGCATCCGGCTCCTGGACGTCTGGGGCTGCAACGCTGCTCTTCAGTGGACGCCACCCCAGGACACAGGCAACACAGAGCTCCTGGGCTACACGGTGCAGAAGGCAGACAAAAAGACAGGG CAATGGTTCACAGTGCTGGAGCGCTACCACCCAACCACCTGCACCATCTCTGACCTCATCATTGGCAACTCGTACTCCTTCCGGGTCTTCTCAGAAAACCTGTGTGGACTCAGCGCCTCAGCCACCATCACCAAGGAGCTCGCCCACATCCAGAAGGCAG ATATTGCTGCCAAACCTAAAGGGTTTATTGAGCGAGACTTCTCAGAAGCCCCTTCATTCACCCAGCCCCTGGCTGACCACACCTCCACCCCTGGCTACAGCACCCAGCTGTTCTGCAGTGTCCGA CTCTCTTCTGACCATGCCTCCCAGCCCAAGATCATCTGGATGAAAAACAAGATGGAGATCCAGGGCAACCCCAAATACCGTGCCCTCTCTGAGCAAGGCGTCTGCACCCTAGAGATCCGGAAACCCAGCCCCTTTGATTCTGGGGTCTACACCTGCAAGGCCATCAACGTGCTGGGGGAGGCATCTGTGGACTGCCGGCTGGAGGTCAAAG cctcagccacgCACTGA
- the MYBPH gene encoding myosin-binding protein H isoform X3: MMEKTTSEDPACSPEETASESAKVPTAEPPGEVAVSESTGEEQVPKPQAPAPQAPAAPVTTKPAPPSEDVPSAPLLLTLEDVSNSSVTVSWEPPERLGRLGLQGYVLELCREGASEWVPVSARPMMVTQQTVRNLALGDKLLLRVSAVSSAGAGPPAMLDQPVHIRENIGKAHPGLQLPSPSQTPHLMEKLRPAEAPKIRVPRHLRQTYIRQVGETVNLQIPFQGKPKPQATWTHNGHALDSQRVSVRTGDQDSILFIRSAQRSDSGRYELTVHVEGLEAKAAIDILVIEKPGPPSSIRLLDVWGCNAALQWTPPQDTGNTELLGYTVQKADKKTGQWFTVLERYHPTTCTISDLIIGNSYSFRVFSENLCGLSASATITKELAHIQKADIAAKPKGFIERDFSEAPSFTQPLADHTSTPGYSTQLFCSVRASPKRSGNPAPLILGSTPARPSTCWGRHLWTAGWRSKPQPRTEEPQEEAVMRSQVLQA, from the exons ATGATGGAAAAAACCACCTCCGAGGACCCTGCCTGCAGTCCAGAGGAGACCGCATCTGAATCTGCCAAGGTGCCCACCGCAGAGCCTCCCGGAGAAGTGGCAGTATCAGAGTCCACCGGGGAAGAGCAGGTGCCCAAGCCGCAGGCCCCTGCCCCTCAGGCCCCTGCAGCCCCCGTAACCACTAAGCCTGCACCCCCAAGTGAAG ATGTCCCCAGTGCCCCACTGCTGCTGACTCTGGAGGATGTGAGCAACAGCTCTGTGACTGTGAGCTGGGAGCCCCCAGAGAGGCTGGGGAGGCTGGGCCTCCAGGGCTATGTGCTGGAGCTCTGCAGAGAGGGAG CCTCGGAGTGGGTGCCTGTGAGTGCCCGGCCCATGATGGTGACCCAGCAGACCGTGCGGAACCTGGCTCTGGGAGACAAGCTCCTCCTGCGGGTGTCTGCAGTGAGTTCCGCAGGGGCTGGCCCGCCGGCCATGCTGGACCAGCCCGTCCACATCCGAGAGAATATCGGTAAAGCCCATCCTGGCCTTCAGCTCCCCAGCCCTTCCCAAACACCTCATctaatggagaaactgaggccagcaG AGGCCCCCAAGATCCGTGTCCCCCGCCACCTCCGTCAGACCTACATCCGCCAGGTAGGAGAGACGGTCAACCTGCAAATCCCCTTCCAG GGGAAGCCTAAGCCTCAGGCCACATGGACCCACAACGGCCATGCCCTGGACAGCCAGCGGGTGAGCGTGCGCACCGGGGACCAGGACTCCATCCTCTTCATTCGCTCGGCCCAGCGCTCCGACTCGGGCCGCTACGAGCTCACCGTGCACGTGGAAggcctggaggccaaggcagccatTGACATCCTGGTGATTG AGAAACCTGGACCTCCCAGCAGCATCCGGCTCCTGGACGTCTGGGGCTGCAACGCTGCTCTTCAGTGGACGCCACCCCAGGACACAGGCAACACAGAGCTCCTGGGCTACACGGTGCAGAAGGCAGACAAAAAGACAGGG CAATGGTTCACAGTGCTGGAGCGCTACCACCCAACCACCTGCACCATCTCTGACCTCATCATTGGCAACTCGTACTCCTTCCGGGTCTTCTCAGAAAACCTGTGTGGACTCAGCGCCTCAGCCACCATCACCAAGGAGCTCGCCCACATCCAGAAGGCAG ATATTGCTGCCAAACCTAAAGGGTTTATTGAGCGAGACTTCTCAGAAGCCCCTTCATTCACCCAGCCCCTGGCTGACCACACCTCCACCCCTGGCTACAGCACCCAGCTGTTCTGCAGTGTCCGAGCTTCACCCAAG AGATCCGGAAACCCAGCCCCTTTGATTCTGGGGTCTACACCTGCAAGGCCATCAACGTGCTGGGGGAGGCATCTGTGGACTGCCGGCTGGAGGTCAAAG cctcagccacgCACTGAAGAGCCACAGGAGGAGGCTGTGATGAGGAGCCAG GTGCTGCAGGCTTGA
- the MYBPH gene encoding myosin-binding protein H isoform X8, whose amino-acid sequence MMEKTTSEDPACSPEETASESAKVPTAEPPGEVAVSESTGEEQVPKPQAPAPQAPAAPVTTKPAPPSEDVPSAPLLLTLEDVSNSSVTVSWEPPERLGRLGLQGYVLELCREGASEWVPVSARPMMVTQQTVRNLALGDKLLLRVSAVSSAGAGPPAMLDQPVHIRENIEAPKIRVPRHLRQTYIRQVGETVNLQIPFQGKPKPQATWTHNGHALDSQRVSVRTGDQDSILFIRSAQRSDSGRYELTVHVEGLEAKAAIDILVIEKPGPPSSIRLLDVWGCNAALQWTPPQDTGNTELLGYTVQKADKKTGQWFTVLERYHPTTCTISDLIIGNSYSFRVFSENLCGLSASATITKELAHIQKADIAAKPKGFIERDFSEAPSFTQPLADHTSTPGYSTQLFCSVRASPKRSGNPAPLILGSTPARPSTCWGRHLWTAGWRSKPQPRTEEPQEEAVMRSQVLQA is encoded by the exons ATGATGGAAAAAACCACCTCCGAGGACCCTGCCTGCAGTCCAGAGGAGACCGCATCTGAATCTGCCAAGGTGCCCACCGCAGAGCCTCCCGGAGAAGTGGCAGTATCAGAGTCCACCGGGGAAGAGCAGGTGCCCAAGCCGCAGGCCCCTGCCCCTCAGGCCCCTGCAGCCCCCGTAACCACTAAGCCTGCACCCCCAAGTGAAG ATGTCCCCAGTGCCCCACTGCTGCTGACTCTGGAGGATGTGAGCAACAGCTCTGTGACTGTGAGCTGGGAGCCCCCAGAGAGGCTGGGGAGGCTGGGCCTCCAGGGCTATGTGCTGGAGCTCTGCAGAGAGGGAG CCTCGGAGTGGGTGCCTGTGAGTGCCCGGCCCATGATGGTGACCCAGCAGACCGTGCGGAACCTGGCTCTGGGAGACAAGCTCCTCCTGCGGGTGTCTGCAGTGAGTTCCGCAGGGGCTGGCCCGCCGGCCATGCTGGACCAGCCCGTCCACATCCGAGAGAATATCG AGGCCCCCAAGATCCGTGTCCCCCGCCACCTCCGTCAGACCTACATCCGCCAGGTAGGAGAGACGGTCAACCTGCAAATCCCCTTCCAG GGGAAGCCTAAGCCTCAGGCCACATGGACCCACAACGGCCATGCCCTGGACAGCCAGCGGGTGAGCGTGCGCACCGGGGACCAGGACTCCATCCTCTTCATTCGCTCGGCCCAGCGCTCCGACTCGGGCCGCTACGAGCTCACCGTGCACGTGGAAggcctggaggccaaggcagccatTGACATCCTGGTGATTG AGAAACCTGGACCTCCCAGCAGCATCCGGCTCCTGGACGTCTGGGGCTGCAACGCTGCTCTTCAGTGGACGCCACCCCAGGACACAGGCAACACAGAGCTCCTGGGCTACACGGTGCAGAAGGCAGACAAAAAGACAGGG CAATGGTTCACAGTGCTGGAGCGCTACCACCCAACCACCTGCACCATCTCTGACCTCATCATTGGCAACTCGTACTCCTTCCGGGTCTTCTCAGAAAACCTGTGTGGACTCAGCGCCTCAGCCACCATCACCAAGGAGCTCGCCCACATCCAGAAGGCAG ATATTGCTGCCAAACCTAAAGGGTTTATTGAGCGAGACTTCTCAGAAGCCCCTTCATTCACCCAGCCCCTGGCTGACCACACCTCCACCCCTGGCTACAGCACCCAGCTGTTCTGCAGTGTCCGAGCTTCACCCAAG AGATCCGGAAACCCAGCCCCTTTGATTCTGGGGTCTACACCTGCAAGGCCATCAACGTGCTGGGGGAGGCATCTGTGGACTGCCGGCTGGAGGTCAAAG cctcagccacgCACTGAAGAGCCACAGGAGGAGGCTGTGATGAGGAGCCAG GTGCTGCAGGCTTGA
- the MYBPH gene encoding myosin-binding protein H isoform X9, translated as MMEKTTSEDPACSPEETASESAKVPTAEPPGEVAVSESTGEEQVPKPQAPAPQAPAAPVTTKPAPPSEDVPSAPLLLTLEDVSNSSVTVSWEPPERLGRLGLQGYVLELCREGASEWVPVSARPMMVTQQTVRNLALGDKLLLRVSAVSSAGAGPPAMLDQPVHIRENIEAPKIRVPRHLRQTYIRQGKPKPQATWTHNGHALDSQRVSVRTGDQDSILFIRSAQRSDSGRYELTVHVEGLEAKAAIDILVIEKPGPPSSIRLLDVWGCNAALQWTPPQDTGNTELLGYTVQKADKKTGQWFTVLERYHPTTCTISDLIIGNSYSFRVFSENLCGLSASATITKELAHIQKADIAAKPKGFIERDFSEAPSFTQPLADHTSTPGYSTQLFCSVRASPKRSGNPAPLILGSTPARPSTCWGRHLWTAGWRSKPQPRTEEPQEEAVMRSQVLQA; from the exons ATGATGGAAAAAACCACCTCCGAGGACCCTGCCTGCAGTCCAGAGGAGACCGCATCTGAATCTGCCAAGGTGCCCACCGCAGAGCCTCCCGGAGAAGTGGCAGTATCAGAGTCCACCGGGGAAGAGCAGGTGCCCAAGCCGCAGGCCCCTGCCCCTCAGGCCCCTGCAGCCCCCGTAACCACTAAGCCTGCACCCCCAAGTGAAG ATGTCCCCAGTGCCCCACTGCTGCTGACTCTGGAGGATGTGAGCAACAGCTCTGTGACTGTGAGCTGGGAGCCCCCAGAGAGGCTGGGGAGGCTGGGCCTCCAGGGCTATGTGCTGGAGCTCTGCAGAGAGGGAG CCTCGGAGTGGGTGCCTGTGAGTGCCCGGCCCATGATGGTGACCCAGCAGACCGTGCGGAACCTGGCTCTGGGAGACAAGCTCCTCCTGCGGGTGTCTGCAGTGAGTTCCGCAGGGGCTGGCCCGCCGGCCATGCTGGACCAGCCCGTCCACATCCGAGAGAATATCG AGGCCCCCAAGATCCGTGTCCCCCGCCACCTCCGTCAGACCTACATCCGCCAG GGGAAGCCTAAGCCTCAGGCCACATGGACCCACAACGGCCATGCCCTGGACAGCCAGCGGGTGAGCGTGCGCACCGGGGACCAGGACTCCATCCTCTTCATTCGCTCGGCCCAGCGCTCCGACTCGGGCCGCTACGAGCTCACCGTGCACGTGGAAggcctggaggccaaggcagccatTGACATCCTGGTGATTG AGAAACCTGGACCTCCCAGCAGCATCCGGCTCCTGGACGTCTGGGGCTGCAACGCTGCTCTTCAGTGGACGCCACCCCAGGACACAGGCAACACAGAGCTCCTGGGCTACACGGTGCAGAAGGCAGACAAAAAGACAGGG CAATGGTTCACAGTGCTGGAGCGCTACCACCCAACCACCTGCACCATCTCTGACCTCATCATTGGCAACTCGTACTCCTTCCGGGTCTTCTCAGAAAACCTGTGTGGACTCAGCGCCTCAGCCACCATCACCAAGGAGCTCGCCCACATCCAGAAGGCAG ATATTGCTGCCAAACCTAAAGGGTTTATTGAGCGAGACTTCTCAGAAGCCCCTTCATTCACCCAGCCCCTGGCTGACCACACCTCCACCCCTGGCTACAGCACCCAGCTGTTCTGCAGTGTCCGAGCTTCACCCAAG AGATCCGGAAACCCAGCCCCTTTGATTCTGGGGTCTACACCTGCAAGGCCATCAACGTGCTGGGGGAGGCATCTGTGGACTGCCGGCTGGAGGTCAAAG cctcagccacgCACTGAAGAGCCACAGGAGGAGGCTGTGATGAGGAGCCAG GTGCTGCAGGCTTGA
- the MYBPH gene encoding myosin-binding protein H isoform X1 → MMEKTTSEDPACSPEETASESAKVPTAEPPGEVAVSESTGEEQVPKPQAPAPQAPAAPVTTKPAPPSEDVPSAPLLLTLEDVSNSSVTVSWEPPERLGRLGLQGYVLELCREGASEWVPVSARPMMVTQQTVRNLALGDKLLLRVSAVSSAGAGPPAMLDQPVHIRENIGKAHPGLQLPSPSQTPHLMEKLRPAEAPKIRVPRHLRQTYIRQVGETVNLQIPFQGKPKPQATWTHNGHALDSQRVSVRTGDQDSILFIRSAQRSDSGRYELTVHVEGLEAKAAIDILVIEKPGPPSSIRLLDVWGCNAALQWTPPQDTGNTELLGYTVQKADKKTGQWFTVLERYHPTTCTISDLIIGNSYSFRVFSENLCGLSASATITKELAHIQKADIAAKPKGFIERDFSEAPSFTQPLADHTSTPGYSTQLFCSVRASPKPKIIWMKNKMEIQGNPKYRALSEQGVCTLEIRKPSPFDSGVYTCKAINVLGEASVDCRLEVKASATH, encoded by the exons ATGATGGAAAAAACCACCTCCGAGGACCCTGCCTGCAGTCCAGAGGAGACCGCATCTGAATCTGCCAAGGTGCCCACCGCAGAGCCTCCCGGAGAAGTGGCAGTATCAGAGTCCACCGGGGAAGAGCAGGTGCCCAAGCCGCAGGCCCCTGCCCCTCAGGCCCCTGCAGCCCCCGTAACCACTAAGCCTGCACCCCCAAGTGAAG ATGTCCCCAGTGCCCCACTGCTGCTGACTCTGGAGGATGTGAGCAACAGCTCTGTGACTGTGAGCTGGGAGCCCCCAGAGAGGCTGGGGAGGCTGGGCCTCCAGGGCTATGTGCTGGAGCTCTGCAGAGAGGGAG CCTCGGAGTGGGTGCCTGTGAGTGCCCGGCCCATGATGGTGACCCAGCAGACCGTGCGGAACCTGGCTCTGGGAGACAAGCTCCTCCTGCGGGTGTCTGCAGTGAGTTCCGCAGGGGCTGGCCCGCCGGCCATGCTGGACCAGCCCGTCCACATCCGAGAGAATATCGGTAAAGCCCATCCTGGCCTTCAGCTCCCCAGCCCTTCCCAAACACCTCATctaatggagaaactgaggccagcaG AGGCCCCCAAGATCCGTGTCCCCCGCCACCTCCGTCAGACCTACATCCGCCAGGTAGGAGAGACGGTCAACCTGCAAATCCCCTTCCAG GGGAAGCCTAAGCCTCAGGCCACATGGACCCACAACGGCCATGCCCTGGACAGCCAGCGGGTGAGCGTGCGCACCGGGGACCAGGACTCCATCCTCTTCATTCGCTCGGCCCAGCGCTCCGACTCGGGCCGCTACGAGCTCACCGTGCACGTGGAAggcctggaggccaaggcagccatTGACATCCTGGTGATTG AGAAACCTGGACCTCCCAGCAGCATCCGGCTCCTGGACGTCTGGGGCTGCAACGCTGCTCTTCAGTGGACGCCACCCCAGGACACAGGCAACACAGAGCTCCTGGGCTACACGGTGCAGAAGGCAGACAAAAAGACAGGG CAATGGTTCACAGTGCTGGAGCGCTACCACCCAACCACCTGCACCATCTCTGACCTCATCATTGGCAACTCGTACTCCTTCCGGGTCTTCTCAGAAAACCTGTGTGGACTCAGCGCCTCAGCCACCATCACCAAGGAGCTCGCCCACATCCAGAAGGCAG ATATTGCTGCCAAACCTAAAGGGTTTATTGAGCGAGACTTCTCAGAAGCCCCTTCATTCACCCAGCCCCTGGCTGACCACACCTCCACCCCTGGCTACAGCACCCAGCTGTTCTGCAGTGTCCGAGCTTCACCCAAG CCCAAGATCATCTGGATGAAAAACAAGATGGAGATCCAGGGCAACCCCAAATACCGTGCCCTCTCTGAGCAAGGCGTCTGCACCCTAGAGATCCGGAAACCCAGCCCCTTTGATTCTGGGGTCTACACCTGCAAGGCCATCAACGTGCTGGGGGAGGCATCTGTGGACTGCCGGCTGGAGGTCAAAG cctcagccacgCACTGA
- the MYBPH gene encoding myosin-binding protein H isoform X6, whose product MMEKTTSEDPACSPEETASESAKVPTAEPPGEVAVSESTGEEQVPKPQAPAPQAPAAPVTTKPAPPSEDVPSAPLLLTLEDVSNSSVTVSWEPPERLGRLGLQGYVLELCREGASEWVPVSARPMMVTQQTVRNLALGDKLLLRVSAVSSAGAGPPAMLDQPVHIRENIGKAHPGLQLPSPSQTPHLMEKLRPAEAPKIRVPRHLRQTYIRQGKPKPQATWTHNGHALDSQRVSVRTGDQDSILFIRSAQRSDSGRYELTVHVEGLEAKAAIDILVIEKPGPPSSIRLLDVWGCNAALQWTPPQDTGNTELLGYTVQKADKKTGQWFTVLERYHPTTCTISDLIIGNSYSFRVFSENLCGLSASATITKELAHIQKADIAAKPKGFIERDFSEAPSFTQPLADHTSTPGYSTQLFCSVRASPKRSGNPAPLILGSTPARPSTCWGRHLWTAGWRSKPQPRTEEPQEEAVMRSQVLQA is encoded by the exons ATGATGGAAAAAACCACCTCCGAGGACCCTGCCTGCAGTCCAGAGGAGACCGCATCTGAATCTGCCAAGGTGCCCACCGCAGAGCCTCCCGGAGAAGTGGCAGTATCAGAGTCCACCGGGGAAGAGCAGGTGCCCAAGCCGCAGGCCCCTGCCCCTCAGGCCCCTGCAGCCCCCGTAACCACTAAGCCTGCACCCCCAAGTGAAG ATGTCCCCAGTGCCCCACTGCTGCTGACTCTGGAGGATGTGAGCAACAGCTCTGTGACTGTGAGCTGGGAGCCCCCAGAGAGGCTGGGGAGGCTGGGCCTCCAGGGCTATGTGCTGGAGCTCTGCAGAGAGGGAG CCTCGGAGTGGGTGCCTGTGAGTGCCCGGCCCATGATGGTGACCCAGCAGACCGTGCGGAACCTGGCTCTGGGAGACAAGCTCCTCCTGCGGGTGTCTGCAGTGAGTTCCGCAGGGGCTGGCCCGCCGGCCATGCTGGACCAGCCCGTCCACATCCGAGAGAATATCGGTAAAGCCCATCCTGGCCTTCAGCTCCCCAGCCCTTCCCAAACACCTCATctaatggagaaactgaggccagcaG AGGCCCCCAAGATCCGTGTCCCCCGCCACCTCCGTCAGACCTACATCCGCCAG GGGAAGCCTAAGCCTCAGGCCACATGGACCCACAACGGCCATGCCCTGGACAGCCAGCGGGTGAGCGTGCGCACCGGGGACCAGGACTCCATCCTCTTCATTCGCTCGGCCCAGCGCTCCGACTCGGGCCGCTACGAGCTCACCGTGCACGTGGAAggcctggaggccaaggcagccatTGACATCCTGGTGATTG AGAAACCTGGACCTCCCAGCAGCATCCGGCTCCTGGACGTCTGGGGCTGCAACGCTGCTCTTCAGTGGACGCCACCCCAGGACACAGGCAACACAGAGCTCCTGGGCTACACGGTGCAGAAGGCAGACAAAAAGACAGGG CAATGGTTCACAGTGCTGGAGCGCTACCACCCAACCACCTGCACCATCTCTGACCTCATCATTGGCAACTCGTACTCCTTCCGGGTCTTCTCAGAAAACCTGTGTGGACTCAGCGCCTCAGCCACCATCACCAAGGAGCTCGCCCACATCCAGAAGGCAG ATATTGCTGCCAAACCTAAAGGGTTTATTGAGCGAGACTTCTCAGAAGCCCCTTCATTCACCCAGCCCCTGGCTGACCACACCTCCACCCCTGGCTACAGCACCCAGCTGTTCTGCAGTGTCCGAGCTTCACCCAAG AGATCCGGAAACCCAGCCCCTTTGATTCTGGGGTCTACACCTGCAAGGCCATCAACGTGCTGGGGGAGGCATCTGTGGACTGCCGGCTGGAGGTCAAAG cctcagccacgCACTGAAGAGCCACAGGAGGAGGCTGTGATGAGGAGCCAG GTGCTGCAGGCTTGA
- the MYBPH gene encoding myosin-binding protein H isoform X5, giving the protein MMEKTTSEDPACSPEETASESAKVPTAEPPGEVAVSESTGEEQVPKPQAPAPQAPAAPVTTKPAPPSEDVPSAPLLLTLEDVSNSSVTVSWEPPERLGRLGLQGYVLELCREGASEWVPVSARPMMVTQQTVRNLALGDKLLLRVSAVSSAGAGPPAMLDQPVHIRENIEAPKIRVPRHLRQTYIRQVGETVNLQIPFQGKPKPQATWTHNGHALDSQRVSVRTGDQDSILFIRSAQRSDSGRYELTVHVEGLEAKAAIDILVIEKPGPPSSIRLLDVWGCNAALQWTPPQDTGNTELLGYTVQKADKKTGQWFTVLERYHPTTCTISDLIIGNSYSFRVFSENLCGLSASATITKELAHIQKADIAAKPKGFIERDFSEAPSFTQPLADHTSTPGYSTQLFCSVRASPKPKIIWMKNKMEIQGNPKYRALSEQGVCTLEIRKPSPFDSGVYTCKAINVLGEASVDCRLEVKASATH; this is encoded by the exons ATGATGGAAAAAACCACCTCCGAGGACCCTGCCTGCAGTCCAGAGGAGACCGCATCTGAATCTGCCAAGGTGCCCACCGCAGAGCCTCCCGGAGAAGTGGCAGTATCAGAGTCCACCGGGGAAGAGCAGGTGCCCAAGCCGCAGGCCCCTGCCCCTCAGGCCCCTGCAGCCCCCGTAACCACTAAGCCTGCACCCCCAAGTGAAG ATGTCCCCAGTGCCCCACTGCTGCTGACTCTGGAGGATGTGAGCAACAGCTCTGTGACTGTGAGCTGGGAGCCCCCAGAGAGGCTGGGGAGGCTGGGCCTCCAGGGCTATGTGCTGGAGCTCTGCAGAGAGGGAG CCTCGGAGTGGGTGCCTGTGAGTGCCCGGCCCATGATGGTGACCCAGCAGACCGTGCGGAACCTGGCTCTGGGAGACAAGCTCCTCCTGCGGGTGTCTGCAGTGAGTTCCGCAGGGGCTGGCCCGCCGGCCATGCTGGACCAGCCCGTCCACATCCGAGAGAATATCG AGGCCCCCAAGATCCGTGTCCCCCGCCACCTCCGTCAGACCTACATCCGCCAGGTAGGAGAGACGGTCAACCTGCAAATCCCCTTCCAG GGGAAGCCTAAGCCTCAGGCCACATGGACCCACAACGGCCATGCCCTGGACAGCCAGCGGGTGAGCGTGCGCACCGGGGACCAGGACTCCATCCTCTTCATTCGCTCGGCCCAGCGCTCCGACTCGGGCCGCTACGAGCTCACCGTGCACGTGGAAggcctggaggccaaggcagccatTGACATCCTGGTGATTG AGAAACCTGGACCTCCCAGCAGCATCCGGCTCCTGGACGTCTGGGGCTGCAACGCTGCTCTTCAGTGGACGCCACCCCAGGACACAGGCAACACAGAGCTCCTGGGCTACACGGTGCAGAAGGCAGACAAAAAGACAGGG CAATGGTTCACAGTGCTGGAGCGCTACCACCCAACCACCTGCACCATCTCTGACCTCATCATTGGCAACTCGTACTCCTTCCGGGTCTTCTCAGAAAACCTGTGTGGACTCAGCGCCTCAGCCACCATCACCAAGGAGCTCGCCCACATCCAGAAGGCAG ATATTGCTGCCAAACCTAAAGGGTTTATTGAGCGAGACTTCTCAGAAGCCCCTTCATTCACCCAGCCCCTGGCTGACCACACCTCCACCCCTGGCTACAGCACCCAGCTGTTCTGCAGTGTCCGAGCTTCACCCAAG CCCAAGATCATCTGGATGAAAAACAAGATGGAGATCCAGGGCAACCCCAAATACCGTGCCCTCTCTGAGCAAGGCGTCTGCACCCTAGAGATCCGGAAACCCAGCCCCTTTGATTCTGGGGTCTACACCTGCAAGGCCATCAACGTGCTGGGGGAGGCATCTGTGGACTGCCGGCTGGAGGTCAAAG cctcagccacgCACTGA